A stretch of Brassica rapa cultivar Chiifu-401-42 chromosome A08, CAAS_Brap_v3.01, whole genome shotgun sequence DNA encodes these proteins:
- the LOC103833122 gene encoding protein SABRE isoform X3: MELNEIHLFREAESSILEIIKVDVVSLIEIPFQPVLPINANLEIELGGTQCNLFISRLEPWLSLLFPEKRTLVVQEEICTREKLKAADMKTIMWTCTFSAPEMTMLCGIDDLPLYHFYSQSSHVFANNISSMDTAIDVELGELNLHLADECQQCYKENILGTEPNSGLLMHIEKISLNWARRDCRNDLVLSVNVTTMSIYLSYKRVESLITNAVSLEARFKKLTVSGEKTNKTGGVELSHATEKETRLANLTLTRFIVNFCDATGLDNTVTDSVSLEVTGFSYSLNKDKHSTEMEFLGGKAIYQLYIPCSKVTLFDMHNAKLTRLSGGLDINFLLSAADISLGWEPDVHLYLYGLYLRLSSLAYAQNAEEHECAAGSVDVETTERKSIFAIDVEMLAISAALGDGVEVKFNALSIFTENAFIGMLVEELMLALNGSRVLKTTRMQLSRIPTVSLDLSDDIVPVRRTSGPWDWVVQGLDVNICMPCKLQLRVIADSIEEKLRDLKLITEPEEESLEPKNSSSGFGRLRFCIGRLNAYIEEEPIQGWLDEHYLLLKKEACELAVRLKFLEDFIHKASHKGAETSERKIVFDGDEIDVHDPLAISKVKEEIQKRSFRSYYQACQGLVPSEGSGACREGFQAGFKSSAARNSLLSVCATDFDLNLTAVRGGDSDAGLMQILRKLDPSCKEISGSKVNLKTGSLVVKLRNYTLPLLSASSCKCEGPIVQQAMSSQPKMKTHSDLRICFEQGEVSFGVGYEPAFADISYAFTVALSPCAPQVSNEEQILPWWDNMRNNVHCNITLSFSESSKWNVLATTDPYESQDKLQIVTGPIEFKQSDGRVVVNAKDFKIKLRSRHSLNVPAGGNSGAAFFEAPLFNIQVTMDWECEPGSSLNVLDPLRSASLSLRCNLSLRASDKNESMSPSSPTINLGAQDLAWILKCCSLYSDPPHMLRSFSGRTRFGVPRVVLVAEDLSLDQVITEFMVRVDATPFLINYVPSDLDDPAKGLIFDIKELKYELCYSRGKQNYTLECKRDALDLVYQGLDVHVPKVFINKDKHKGDEKNRDEGFLLSCDYCTIRRQAPKADIERLSAWQEAGRKNLQVTYLRSESANRNESDEDLQSDPSDDDGYNIVLSDNCQRVFVYGLKLLWTIENRDAVFSFVSGISKGFEPSPSRQYTHSKILEGNQKNQDETSIYSASSGESRTIDKVETSGSHEEGISHFMVNVIEPQFNLHSEEGKGRFLLAAASGRVIARSFKSIMRVDEEVIVQFLGTTSLQSPKRIPEMTWTRLEISVMLEHVQAHVALTDVDPGAGVQWLPNIRRNSPKLKRTGALLEKVFMPCDMYLRYTKHEGLSSDLKIKPFEEITFNSRNIKATMTSRQFQVMMDVLTILLFPPKPRKSSLHFPTEDDDAVDEVIPYGNEEVEIAKINLKEKEWEQKLLLVDIQILSHYSGNMEDTHVEKEGDSWMISSRKSILVERLKKELLYVQKSRKMASASLRSAQQKSANLQLMEKNKSAPYAMRISLEINRVVWCMVVDGRAFAEADINNMIYDFERDYKGIGVARFTTKFFVVRNCLCNATSDMILSAWNPPSEWGKQFMLRVDAKQGTPKDGNHLELFHVEIYPLRIHLSETMYKMMWDYFFPEEEQNSQRRQEVLKVSTTAGSKRVKRQLASHESSSSSAAVQSQSNVDCAQKSNILDVRSTAGVSADQELRRTSSFDRTWEESVAESVANELLLHSYNSPVSSSNDQKGESSRQMNLKNAKTDKPRSSSSREKKARKKQVEMIKISNIKIRQVELLVTYEGSRLVVNELILLMDTFARDEFAGTWRGLFARVKKHITCGVLKSVIGIQGKKFSYKSQKNAQFTDDDLKLSNNDESVTWIKKDESGGAGDNFVTSVRGLFNTQRRKAKAFVIRTMRAEAENDFNGEWSDSDVEFSPFARQLTITKAKRLIRRHTKKFRPSSKRGLTSQQREALPLSVKDFETDASESSYSSESSPYEEFSG, encoded by the exons ATGGAACTCAATGAGATTCAT CTCTTTAGAGAAGCTGAATCCTCTATATTAGAGATTATTAAAGTTGATGTGGTGTCTTTGATCGAGATCCCTTTTCAG CCGGTTCTGCCTATTAATGCTAACCTTGAAATAGAGCTAGGAGGTACCCAATGCAATCTATTCATTTCTAGGCTGGAGCCATGGTTGAGCCTTCTTTTCCCGGAGAAGAGAACCCTCGTGGTTCAAGAGGAAATCTGCACTCGAGAGAAATTGAAAGCTGCCGATATGAAAACAATTATGTGGACATGCACATTTTCAGCCCCTGAGATGACTATGTTATGTGGTATCGATGATTTGCCTTTGTATCAT TTTTATTCGCAGTCATCACATGTGTTTGCAAATAACATTTCAAGTATGGACACAGCCATCGATGTTGAACTTGGTGAACTGAATTTGCATTTGGCAGATGAGTGCCAACAATGCTATAAAGAAAACATTCTCGGAACAGAGCCAAACTCTGGTTTGTTGATGCATATAGAAAAGATTAGCTTGAACTGGGCAAGACGAGATTGCAGAAACGACTTAGTGCTCTCTGTAAACGTGACCACAATGAGCATCTATTTATCATACAAGCGCGTCGAATCTCTTATAACAAATGCTGTCTCCTTGGAAGCTCGCTTTAAGAAGTTAACTGTTTCAGGCGAAAAGACGAATAAGACTGGAGGAGTGGAACTATCCCATGCAACTGAGAAAGAAACTAGGCTTGCGAACCTTACTCTTACACGTTTCATTGTAAATTTCTGTGATGCTACAGGATTGGATAATACAGTTACAGACTCGGTCTCTCTTGAAGTAACAGGGTTTAGCTATTCTCTCAACAAGGATAAACACTCAACCGAAATGGAATTTTTAGGAGGGAAAGCCATCTACCAGCTCTATATACCTTGTTCGAAGGTTACATTGTTTGATATGCACAACGCCAAGCTTACACGTCTATCTGGTGGGCTTgacattaattttcttttaagtgCGGCTGATATATCGCTGGGTTGGGAACCGGACGTGCatctatatttatatggacTGTATCTGCGTTTGAGTTCATTGGCATATGCACAAAATGCTGAAGAACATGAATGCGCGGCCGGTTCGGTTGACGTGGAGACGACGGAAAGGAAATCGATCTTTGCTATTGATGTGGAAATGTTGGCGATATCAGCTGCGCTAGGAGATGGTGTGGAGGTCAAATTTAATGCTCTATCAATTTTTACTGAGAATGCTTTCATAGGAATGCTTGTTGAAGAGCTTATGCTTGCTTTGAACGGATCTCGAGTACTGAAAACAACAAGAATGCAACTATCAAGAATCCCTACCGTCTCTTTGGATTTGTCTGATGATATAGTCCCTGTGAGGAGGACAAGTGGTCCTTGGGACTGGGTAGTACAAGGACTCGATGTCAATATTTGCATGCCATGCAAACTACAGTTGCGCGTCATAGCTGATTCCATTGAAGAGAAGTTGCGAGACTTGAAGCTTATAACTGAACCTGAAGAAGAAAGCTTGGAGCCTAAGAATTCAAGTTCAGGTTTTGGCCGGTTAAGATTTTGCATAGGAAGGCTAAACGCATATATTGAGGAAGAACCTATCCAGGGTTGGCTTGATGAACACTATCTGCTGCTGAAGAAAGAAGCATGTGAGTTGGCTGTAAGATTGAAGTTTCTTGAAGATTTTATACACAAAGCAAGTCATAAAGGTGCAGAAACAAGTGAAAGAAAAATAGTTTTTGATGGGGATGAAATTGATGTCCATGATCCTTTAGCTATTAGCAAAGTGAAGGAAGAGATTCAGAAACGGTCGTTTCGATCATATTATCAAGCATGCCAGGGTTTAGTTCCCTCGGAGGGTTCAGGTGCTTGTAGGGAGGGATTCCAGGCAGGTTTTAAGTCAAGTGCTGCTAGAAACTCTCTTCTTTCGGTTTGCGCCACAGACTTTGATTTAAACTTGACGGCAGTTCGTGGCGGTGATAGTGATGCTGGGTTGATGCAAATCTTGAGAAAGCTTGATCCTAGTTGTAAAGAAATAAGTGGAAGCAAGGTTAATCTGAAAACTGGAAGCTTGGTGGTTAAGTTAAGAAATTACACACTTCCTCTTCTCTCTGCCAGTTCTTGCAAATGTGAAGGTCCCATTGTTCAACAG GCGATGAGTTCTCAGCCAAAAATGAAGACACACTCGGATTTGCGCATTTGCTTTGAACAAGGAGAAGTTTCTTTTGGAGTTGGATACGAACCAGCTTTTGCAGACATTAGCTATGCCTTCACAGTGGCTCTGAGTCCATGTGCCCCACAGGTTTCCAACGAGGAACAAATCTTACCTTGGTGGGATAATATGAGAAACAACGTTCATTGCAATATCACTTTATCTTTTTCTGAATCGTCCAAGTGGAATGTTCTCGCTACAACAGATCCATATGAGAGTCAAGATAAACTCCAAATAGTGACCGGTCCTATCGAATTTAAGCAGTCAGATGGTCGTGTGGTTGTTAATGCTAAAGACTTTAAGATAAAGTTGAGGAGTCGACACTCTCTAAATGTTCCAGCTGGCGGCAACTCTGGAGCTGCGTTTTTCGAAGCCCCGCTGTTTAATATCCAAGTTACAATGGACTGGGAATGCGAGCCTGGGAGTTCTTTGAATGTTCTTGATCCGCTGAGATCAGCATCGCTCTCGCTTCGATGCAATTTATCCCTTAGAGCCAGTGACAAGAATGAGAGCATGTCTCCTTCATCACCAACAATTAATCTTGGAGCACAAGATTTGGCATGGATACTCAAGTGCTGCAGTTTGTATAGTGATCCTCCGCACATGTTACGTTCTTTCTCCGGAAGGACTAGGTTTGGAGTCCCAAGAGTTGTCCTAGTAGCTGAAGACTTATCTCTAGATCAGGTGATCACGGAGTTTATGGTCCGTGTAGATGCCACTCCTTTTCTAATAAACTACGTGCCTAGTGACCTTGATGACCCTGCCAAAGGATTGATTTTTGATATTAAAGAGCTAAAATACGAATTATGCTACAGTCGCGGGAAGCAAAATTATACATTAGAGTGTAAGCGGGATGCACTTGACCTTGTATATCAAGGTCTTGATGTTCATGTGCCTAAGGTTTTTATTAACAAAGATAAACACAAGGGGGATGAAAAGAATCGTGATGAAGGGTTTCTATTGTCTTGTGATTATTGTACTATTAGAAGACAGGCTCCAAAAGCTGATATTGAAAGACTATCGGCATGGCAGGAGGCTGGAAGAAAAAATCTTCAGGTTACATATCTGCGGTCAGAGTCTGCaaatagaaacgagagtgatgaaGATCTACAATCAGATCCTAGTGATGATGATGGATACAATATAGTCCTTTCTGACAACTGTCAGCGGGTCTTTGTTTATGGTCTCAAACTCTTGTGGACGATAGAGAATAGGGATGCTGTTTTCTCTTTTGTTAGCGGAATATCGAAGGGGTTCGAACCTTCTCCTTCTCGTCAGTATACGCATAGCAAGATTCTTGAaggaaaccaaaaaaatcaagaCGAAACTTCAATATATTCTGCAAGCTCAGGAGAAAGCCGAACAATTG ATAAAGTTGAGACCAGCGGATCTCATGAAGAAGGCATTAGTCACTTCATGGTGAATGTCATTGAGCCACAGTTTAATCTTCACTCAGAGGAGGGTAAA GGTCGCTTTCTGCTGGCTGCCGCTAGTGGTCGTGTTATAGCACGATCATTTAAATCTATTATGCGTGTTGACGAAGAAGTAATCGTGCAGTTTCTTGGCACAACAAGTTTACAGAGTCCAAAACGTATTCCTGAAATGACGTGGACACGATTGGAAATTTCTGTGATGTTAGAGCATGTGCAGGCCCATGTTGCTCTCACTGATGTTGACCCAGGTGCTGGGGTGCAGTGGCTCCCAAATATTCGAAGAAACTCACCAAAACTGAAGCGTACTGGGGCTCTACTTGAAAAGGTTTTCATGCCTTGTGACATGTACTTGCGGTATACCAAACACGAAGGTCTATCCTCGGATCTGAAG ATAAAACCATTCGAAGAGATTACTTTTAATTCGCGGAATATAAAAGCTACAATGACATCTCGACAGTTCCAAGTTATGATGGACGTTTTGACCATCCTTCTCTTTCCTCCAAA GCCTCGCAAAAGTAGTCTCCATTTTCCAACTGAAGATGATGACGCTGTTGATGAAGTAATTCCGTACGGAAATGAAGAAGTAGAAATTGCAAAAATCAACCTTAAAGAGAAAGAATGGGAGCAAAAGTTGCTTCTTGTTGATATTCAAATATTGTCTCATTATTCCGGTAATATGGAAGACACGCATGTGGAGAAAGAAGGTGACTCGTGGATGATTAGTTCCAGAAAATCCATACTG GTGGAAAGACTAAAGAAAGAGCTCTTATATGTACAGAAGTCTAGAAAGATGGCTTCTGCATCTTTAAGAAGTGCGCAGCAGAAGTCTGCAAATCTGCAACTGATGGAGAAGAACAAAAGTGCACCATATGCTATGCGCATTTCCTTGGAAATTAATAGGGTTGTTTGGTGCATGGTTGTAGATGGTAGAGCCTTTGCTGAAGCAGATATAAATAACATG ATTTATGACTTTGAACGAGATTACAAAGGCATTGGTGTTGCTCGATTCACCACCAAGTTCTTTGTTGTTAGGAACTGTCTGTGTAATGCAACTTCGGATATGATTTTATCAGCATGGAATCCTCCATCCGAGTGGGGAAA GCAATTCATGCTACGTGTGGATGCAAAGCAGGGAACACCAAAAGATGGAAATCATCTTGAACTTTTTCAT GTGGAGATTTACCCTCTCAGAATCCATTTGTCAGAGACAATGTACAAAATGATGTGGGATTACTTCTTCCCAGAGGAAGAGCAGAATTCACAAAGGCGACAG GAAGTTTTGAAAGTTTCGACAACAGCTGGTTCAAAACGTGTAAAGAGACAGTTAGCAAGTCATGAATCTTCTAGCTCTTCTGCTGCAGTACAGTCACAAAGCAATGTTGACTGTGCTCAA AAATCCAATATTCTAGACGTTAGGTCTACCGCTGGTGTTTCAGCTGATCAGGAATTGAGACGAACGTCTTCTTTCGACAGAACTTGGGAAGAAAGTGTGGCAGAATCTGTAGCTAATGAACTTCTTCTACACTCTTATAATAGCCCTGTCTCATCTTCCAATGACCAAAAAGGGGAGTCCTCTAGACAGATGAATCTCAAAAACGCAAAAACTGACAAGCCTCGCAGCTCTTCTAGCAGAGAAAAGAAGGCTAGAAAAAAACAAGTGGAGATGATAAAGATTTCCAATATTAAAATAAGACAG GTGGAACTTCTAGTTACCTATGAGGGATCAAGACTGGTTGTAAACGAGCTGATACTGTTGATGGATACATTTGCTCGTGATGAATTTGCTGGGACCTGGAGGGGACTTTTTGCTCGTGTTAAAAAACACATAACATGTGGAGTACTGAAGTCTGTTATTGGAATACAG GGGAAGAAATTTTCATACAAATCACAAAAGAATGCCCAGTTTACTGACGATGACCTTAAACTAAGTAACAATGATGAAAGTGTTACATGGATAAAAAAAGATGAAAGCGGTGGAGCTGGGGATAATTTTGTAACTTCTGTTCGAGGACTCTTCAATACCCAGAGACGCAAGGCGAAAGCATTTGTCATAAGAACTATGAGGGCTGAAGCAGAAAATGACTTCAACGGGGAGTGGAGTGACAGTGATGTTGAATTTTCTCCTTTTGCCAGGCAGTTAACTATAACAAAAGCGAAGAGGCTCATCAGACGGCATACTAAGAAATTTCGTCCAAGTTCTAAAAGAG GTTTAACGTCCCAACAAAGAGAGGCACTTCCATTATCTGTAAAAGATTTTGAGACCGATGCATCTGAAAGTTCTTATTCAAGCGAATCTTCACCGTACGAAGAATTTTCCGGATAA